A DNA window from Niabella yanshanensis contains the following coding sequences:
- a CDS encoding Uma2 family endonuclease — protein MQNKYEVYEESSVKEYWIIHPDEKTFMKYTLGDTGHYQPSRLPTFGDIGHYSCIAGFHHGT, from the coding sequence CTGCAGAACAAATACGAGGTTTATGAGGAAAGCAGTGTAAAAGAATATTGGATCATACACCCTGATGAAAAAACCTTCATGAAATATACACTGGGCGATACGGGGCATTATCAACCATCCCGGCTACCGACCTTTGGCGATATTGGTCACTACTCCTGTATTGCCGGGTTTCACCATGGCACTTGA
- a CDS encoding YceI family protein, with amino-acid sequence MYKKTFLILLAASLYMSGFAQNLTPSDADSKISFVIKNMGVNVDGSLTGLKGKMSFNPKKIAASHFDVTVDVNTINTDNKRRDEHLKKDDFFDVEKYPTIGIKTTGIQAKGNNVYFAKAVLTMHGVSKNIQFDFTATPVKGGYQFKAEFSVDRKEYGVGGNSMTMGDNVKVSLDVVGKK; translated from the coding sequence ATGTATAAAAAGACCTTTTTGATCTTATTGGCGGCATCCTTATATATGAGTGGCTTTGCTCAAAATCTTACCCCCTCTGATGCTGATAGCAAGATTTCTTTTGTAATAAAAAATATGGGGGTGAATGTGGACGGCTCTTTAACAGGTCTTAAAGGGAAGATGAGCTTTAATCCTAAAAAAATTGCTGCCAGCCATTTTGATGTCACCGTTGATGTCAACACCATCAATACCGATAATAAACGCAGAGATGAGCATCTAAAAAAAGATGACTTTTTCGATGTAGAAAAATATCCCACTATTGGTATTAAAACAACCGGTATACAAGCCAAAGGCAACAATGTATATTTTGCGAAAGCTGTGCTGACCATGCATGGTGTATCTAAAAATATCCAGTTTGATTTTACTGCAACGCCGGTAAAGGGCGGTTATCAGTTTAAAGCTGAGTTTAGTGTGGACCGGAAAGAATATGGCGTTGGTGGCAATAGCATGACCATGGGCGACAATGTAAAAGTAAGCCTGGATGTTGTAGGAAAGAAATAG
- a CDS encoding YifB family Mg chelatase-like AAA ATPase produces MLVKINGSAVYGVEAIPITIEVNWMTSGKDSSLVGLPDSAVKESMQRVESTIKTNGYDMPRTKLVINLAPADIKKSGTAFDLPIAIGILSASEQIGNIEALSQYVIMGELSLDGEIRPIKGALPIAIQARKQEFKGLIVPKVNAREAAMVNSLQVYGVTHIKEVIDFFDNGETGLNALEVNTREEFFHSQYDFDLDFADVKGQENIKRALEIAAAGGHNAILIGPPGAGKTMLAKRLPTILPPLTLQEALETTKIHSVAGKLPENATLISKRPFRSPHHTISDVALVGGGGNPQPGEISLAHNGVLFLDELPEFKRTVLEVMRQPMEERRVTISRAKLTLDFPASFMLIASMNPCPCGFYNHPERTCTCPPGAVQKYLNKISGPLLDRIDLHVEVTPVPFSELSLLKKEQNSETIRDKVIKAREVQGERYKNHPGIYANAQITSKMLTEICVIDNVGQLLLKAAMEKLNLSARAYDRILKVSRTIADLEGSEKIKPEYLAEAIQYRSLDREGWAG; encoded by the coding sequence ATGTTAGTGAAGATCAACGGCAGCGCTGTATACGGCGTTGAAGCTATACCTATTACCATCGAAGTTAACTGGATGACCAGCGGAAAAGATTCCTCCCTGGTTGGACTACCCGATAGTGCTGTAAAAGAAAGTATGCAAAGGGTTGAAAGCACTATTAAAACCAATGGGTATGATATGCCCCGAACCAAACTGGTCATCAACCTGGCACCTGCCGACATTAAAAAAAGTGGCACTGCTTTCGATCTCCCTATCGCGATAGGTATTTTGTCAGCTTCAGAACAAATAGGAAATATTGAAGCCTTATCGCAATACGTGATTATGGGGGAGCTGAGCCTTGACGGTGAGATCAGGCCTATTAAAGGCGCATTGCCCATTGCCATACAGGCCCGCAAACAGGAGTTCAAAGGTCTCATTGTGCCTAAAGTTAATGCACGTGAAGCCGCGATGGTAAATAGCCTTCAAGTATATGGTGTTACCCATATAAAAGAGGTTATTGATTTTTTTGATAATGGAGAAACCGGGCTGAATGCCCTCGAAGTGAATACGCGAGAGGAGTTCTTTCATTCCCAGTATGATTTTGATTTGGACTTTGCTGATGTTAAAGGACAGGAAAATATCAAACGGGCACTGGAGATTGCAGCGGCAGGCGGGCACAATGCGATCCTGATCGGGCCACCCGGTGCGGGAAAAACCATGTTGGCGAAACGTTTGCCTACCATTCTTCCTCCACTCACCTTGCAGGAGGCACTGGAAACAACAAAGATTCATTCCGTAGCAGGCAAACTACCTGAAAACGCCACATTGATATCTAAACGGCCCTTTCGTTCGCCACACCATACTATTTCGGATGTAGCATTAGTGGGTGGTGGCGGCAATCCCCAACCGGGTGAAATATCGTTAGCACACAACGGTGTTTTATTCCTCGACGAGCTGCCGGAATTTAAAAGAACGGTACTGGAAGTTATGCGCCAGCCCATGGAAGAACGCAGGGTAACTATTTCACGGGCCAAGCTAACACTCGACTTCCCCGCGAGCTTTATGCTTATAGCCTCAATGAACCCCTGTCCCTGTGGCTTTTATAATCACCCCGAAAGAACCTGTACCTGCCCGCCGGGGGCTGTTCAGAAATACCTTAATAAAATTTCAGGACCTCTTTTAGATCGTATAGACCTGCATGTAGAAGTAACTCCCGTACCCTTTAGCGAGTTATCCCTGCTTAAAAAAGAGCAGAATTCTGAAACGATACGGGATAAAGTGATTAAAGCAAGAGAAGTGCAGGGAGAACGATACAAAAATCACCCGGGTATTTATGCCAATGCGCAAATAACCAGTAAAATGCTGACGGAGATCTGCGTAATTGATAATGTGGGGCAACTTTTGCTAAAAGCAGCCATGGAAAAACTAAATCTTTCCGCACGCGCTTATGACCGCATTTTAAAAGTGTCACGTACTATCGCCGATCTTGAAGGCTCAGAAAAAATTAAACCAGAATACCTGGCTGAAGCAATCCAATACCGAAGCCTGGATCGTGAAGGATGGGCCGGGTAA
- a CDS encoding ABC transporter ATP-binding protein has protein sequence MRILLHYLKPYKWLVAFALFLAAVNQIFSLFAPMISGNLLDMFANHPHHYDKAKTLPRTESSYLWGGDGYHGVFFYLFLLIGTAMVSRIAKAFQDYFVNVVIQKFGATIFTDGLKHSMRLPYQDFEDQRSGETLSILTKVRTDTEKFISSFVNVFFVIIVSIVFVSIYAFRLHWTIMPVYALGIFFIALVTSLLSKKIKYIQKNIVKETTALAGTTTESLRNIEIVKSLGLTGQEVNRLNNNTFKILKLELKKVRSVRSLSFIQGTLVNFLQQVIAFTLLWLIFKDSITPGEYLSLSFYGFFLFGPMQEIGNVILSYREAEASLQNFHNLMLKKSEPKPLHPRQLGILEELEFKNVSFQHQTAQFKALENISFDVKKGETIAFVGPSGSGKSTLVKLLVGLYRPKDGAIYYDGINGDDLDFDELRRQIGFVTQDTQLFAGTIRENLLFVNPEATEEQLQIALRKASCTALLERAGNGVDTIIGESGLKLSGGEKQRIAIARALLRDPHLLIFDEATSALDSITEEQITQTIREVSSKGSQITVLIAHRLSTIMHADRIYVLERGEVAETGSHEELIERKGLYYAMWRQQIGERRTVAKPASV, from the coding sequence ATGCGTATACTACTCCACTATCTGAAACCCTATAAATGGCTGGTTGCTTTTGCATTGTTTTTAGCGGCGGTGAACCAGATCTTTTCATTATTTGCCCCTATGATCAGCGGGAATCTGCTAGATATGTTTGCCAATCATCCACACCATTATGATAAGGCAAAAACATTGCCCCGTACAGAAAGCAGTTATCTGTGGGGCGGCGATGGCTACCATGGGGTATTCTTTTATTTATTTTTATTGATTGGAACCGCGATGGTTAGTCGCATTGCCAAAGCCTTCCAGGATTATTTCGTGAATGTGGTGATTCAGAAATTTGGCGCCACCATTTTTACCGATGGCCTGAAGCATTCCATGCGACTCCCCTACCAGGATTTTGAAGATCAGCGAAGCGGTGAGACTTTATCTATATTAACCAAGGTTCGTACAGACACCGAAAAGTTTATCAGCAGCTTTGTGAATGTATTCTTTGTGATCATTGTGAGCATTGTATTTGTATCCATCTATGCCTTTCGCCTACACTGGACCATTATGCCGGTTTACGCCCTGGGCATATTTTTCATTGCCCTGGTAACCAGTCTGCTGAGTAAAAAAATAAAATACATCCAAAAAAACATCGTAAAAGAGACCACTGCCCTTGCCGGAACCACTACCGAAAGCCTGCGTAATATTGAAATTGTAAAAAGTTTGGGATTAACCGGGCAGGAAGTAAACCGTCTTAATAATAATACCTTTAAAATTCTTAAGCTGGAATTAAAAAAAGTAAGAAGCGTACGGTCCCTAAGTTTCATACAAGGTACGTTGGTGAACTTTTTGCAGCAGGTGATTGCATTTACCCTGCTCTGGCTGATTTTTAAAGACTCTATTACACCTGGAGAGTATTTATCCCTTAGCTTTTATGGATTTTTCCTGTTTGGTCCTATGCAGGAAATAGGCAATGTGATACTTTCTTATCGTGAAGCAGAGGCTTCTTTACAGAACTTCCATAACCTGATGTTGAAAAAAAGCGAGCCCAAGCCTTTACATCCGCGGCAGCTGGGCATTCTGGAAGAGCTGGAGTTCAAAAACGTTTCGTTCCAGCATCAAACTGCCCAATTCAAGGCGCTTGAAAATATTTCTTTCGATGTAAAAAAAGGAGAAACCATTGCATTTGTGGGACCCAGCGGGTCTGGTAAAAGCACTTTGGTTAAACTGCTGGTAGGCCTGTATCGTCCTAAAGACGGCGCTATTTATTATGATGGCATTAATGGCGATGATCTTGATTTTGACGAACTAAGAAGGCAGATCGGTTTTGTAACGCAGGACACGCAACTTTTTGCAGGAACCATACGCGAGAACCTGTTGTTTGTAAACCCGGAAGCTACTGAAGAGCAGCTACAGATCGCCTTACGAAAAGCCAGCTGCACGGCTTTGCTGGAACGTGCAGGCAACGGCGTAGATACCATTATTGGCGAAAGCGGCCTAAAGCTTAGCGGCGGCGAAAAGCAGCGTATTGCTATTGCCCGGGCTTTGCTAAGAGATCCTCACCTGCTTATTTTTGACGAAGCCACATCAGCATTGGATTCTATTACCGAAGAACAAATTACCCAAACTATAAGAGAAGTATCGTCCAAAGGCAGCCAGATCACCGTGCTGATCGCCCACCGGCTTAGCACCATCATGCATGCAGATCGCATTTATGTGCTCGAACGGGGCGAAGTAGCTGAAACCGGAAGTCATGAAGAGCTGATAGAAAGAAAGGGATTATATTATGCCATGTGGAGACAGCAGATTGGAGAAAGAAGAACAGTTGCTAAACCCGCATCAGTATAA
- a CDS encoding AAA family ATPase, which produces MIEKQYISYFEIVREKITDPNTYPFNIPALKNIPKVELHPNVTFIIGENGTGKSTLLEALAVQYGFNAEGGSKNFSFSTQRTDSPLSQCIRLGKGIIAPKDGFFLRAESFYNAASYLDVLQKEDPQKKALKAYGNKSLHEQSHGESFFALFTNRFSGHGVYILDEPEAALSAQRQLAFLVRLHELVNMKSQFIIATHSPLLLSYPHAKIIELSGSGYKITRFSDTEPFIVHKVFLNDPAKMLKELGID; this is translated from the coding sequence ATGATCGAAAAGCAATACATCAGCTATTTCGAGATTGTAAGGGAGAAAATAACCGACCCAAATACCTACCCTTTTAACATACCGGCTTTAAAAAATATTCCCAAAGTAGAGCTGCATCCTAATGTAACGTTCATCATCGGGGAAAACGGTACCGGGAAATCAACCCTGCTTGAAGCTTTAGCGGTACAGTATGGCTTTAACGCTGAAGGAGGCTCTAAGAACTTCTCCTTTTCAACTCAGCGAACGGACTCTCCCCTTTCCCAGTGCATCCGGTTAGGTAAGGGCATTATAGCCCCTAAAGACGGGTTCTTTTTAAGAGCTGAGTCTTTTTATAATGCAGCGTCCTATCTGGATGTACTGCAAAAAGAGGATCCGCAAAAAAAGGCCCTGAAAGCCTATGGTAATAAGTCGTTACATGAGCAGTCGCATGGAGAGTCTTTTTTCGCGCTTTTCACCAACCGGTTCAGCGGACACGGCGTATACATACTAGACGAACCTGAAGCCGCTCTCTCAGCGCAGCGTCAGCTGGCTTTCCTGGTACGCCTTCATGAACTCGTAAATATGAAAAGTCAATTTATAATTGCTACACACTCCCCTCTCCTTTTATCTTACCCCCATGCAAAAATTATTGAGTTATCCGGCTCGGGTTATAAAATCACCAGGTTTTCAGATACGGAACCATTTATCGTTCATAAAGTGTTTCTTAATGATCCGGCGAAAATGTTGAAGGAATTGGGCATTGACTGA